A single Pedobacter sp. PACM 27299 DNA region contains:
- a CDS encoding tetratricopeptide repeat protein — protein sequence MKIFLGFALLFLSGISFGQSSKYEMTADSLNNIGQREKIIPYLEQELKAKPKEEILLRMLGAYHIEDKNLDVGEQYYREALLVNPRCAKCYMHIGRTYAMRDDFKKALEYFNLAVISDPKDGDLVLWSARLKEHQGDQAGALADFSKAIALLPKDLIPYLQRGSLQYKMENLDGACQDYQTVKKLNDQQKVIDTLLASQIESAIQDICNPAKPSYFYQRGIAYYNLKQYQSALGIYEQGLKKFPADGMTLNFRGNTYLALKQYHKALSSYQLALKNKQSLVQAIKTNPRFSTGAKPSVSKTETEIAKTFLAELHYHIAECKMYTGADEDALSEINIAIALAPDSADFPKGSYLDMREQISKKLASKNIRTH from the coding sequence ATGAAGATATTCCTTGGTTTTGCACTCCTCTTTCTATCTGGTATCTCATTTGGGCAATCCAGCAAGTATGAAATGACTGCTGATTCGCTGAACAACATCGGACAACGAGAAAAGATCATTCCTTATCTGGAGCAGGAGTTAAAAGCAAAACCGAAAGAAGAAATTTTACTGAGGATGCTGGGCGCCTATCATATTGAGGATAAAAACCTTGATGTTGGAGAACAATATTATCGCGAAGCCTTGCTGGTTAACCCGCGATGTGCGAAATGCTATATGCACATCGGGAGGACTTATGCGATGCGTGATGATTTCAAAAAAGCATTGGAATACTTTAACCTAGCGGTAATCAGTGATCCCAAAGACGGCGATTTGGTTTTATGGAGCGCCAGGTTAAAAGAGCATCAGGGCGATCAAGCTGGTGCTTTGGCCGACTTTAGTAAGGCCATTGCCCTATTACCTAAGGATTTAATCCCGTATTTACAGCGAGGCTCACTTCAATATAAAATGGAAAACCTGGACGGCGCCTGTCAGGATTACCAAACTGTTAAAAAATTAAACGACCAGCAAAAGGTTATAGATACTTTGCTGGCTAGCCAGATTGAAAGTGCAATACAGGATATTTGTAATCCTGCAAAGCCTAGTTATTTTTATCAAAGGGGCATCGCCTATTATAACTTAAAGCAATACCAGTCTGCACTAGGAATTTATGAGCAGGGGCTGAAAAAATTCCCTGCTGATGGCATGACCCTAAACTTCAGAGGGAACACCTATCTGGCACTGAAACAATACCATAAAGCATTATCATCCTATCAGCTTGCTTTAAAAAACAAGCAAAGTCTGGTACAAGCCATCAAAACTAATCCAAGGTTTTCTACAGGCGCCAAGCCATCCGTTTCAAAAACTGAAACCGAAATTGCAAAGACCTTTCTTGCAGAACTTCATTACCATATTGCCGAATGTAAAATGTATACCGGTGCTGATGAAGACGCACTCAGCGAGATCAATATTGCAATAGCATTGGCACCAGATTCAGCCGATTTTCCTAAAGGCAGTTATCTGGACATGCGGGAACAGATCTCAAAAAAATTAGCCTCCAAAAATATTCGTACACATTAG
- a CDS encoding response regulator — MNSLKKIALIDDDSTFVFLTKRMIKAANIATHIDEFNDGLQALTFFKANQNNHEILPDVIFLDLSMPIMDGWEFLEEYTVVEPRIRKRIILYIVSSSISPHDIERSRNFSVVSDFIIKPLNKERFIQIMGELS, encoded by the coding sequence ATGAATTCGTTAAAAAAAATAGCCCTTATAGATGACGATAGCACCTTTGTTTTTTTAACAAAACGCATGATTAAAGCTGCAAATATCGCCACTCACATTGATGAATTTAATGATGGCCTTCAAGCCCTTACATTCTTCAAAGCCAATCAAAACAATCATGAAATATTGCCTGATGTGATATTTCTGGACCTCAGTATGCCCATTATGGATGGCTGGGAGTTTTTAGAGGAGTATACGGTTGTGGAACCAAGGATAAGAAAGAGAATCATTTTGTACATCGTATCCTCTTCCATTTCCCCTCATGACATTGAAAGGTCTAGAAATTTCAGTGTGGTATCCGATTTCATTATTAAACCATTAAACAAAGAAAGATTTATCCAGATTATGGGCGAATTATCTTAG
- a CDS encoding pyridoxal phosphate-dependent aminotransferase yields MFSSPTVDLDVLKKRAFNLRWATVPNGVIPLTAADPDFPCAPEIADAIIRFTKDRYLSYGPPEGLSEFKESMAGFFQEKRNIPADPALLFPVDSAAFGIWLTCKAFLTTADEAIIFDPVDFLFRYSIEAVGATAIPFSIPAGEIPVDFDRLERLISKRTKMLCLCNPLNPTGKVFTKEELIRFGEIACKYDLIILSDEIWSDIIYAPHVFTSMASLDEEIRNRTITITGFSKSYGLAGLRIGTVMASNPTHYSQLFEASLHGSTIHGANVLSQIAATAALDECGYYLDAFKNHLHQMRELIVTELNSIEGFHCIAPEGCYVAFTDITGTKKSSLEIRDLLFNEAKVSVVPGLKQWFGEGAEGYIRLSFATSEEILTDALSRIKHTIKLL; encoded by the coding sequence ATGTTTTCCTCTCCAACAGTTGACCTTGACGTTCTAAAAAAAAGGGCTTTTAATTTAAGGTGGGCGACCGTTCCTAACGGTGTCATTCCTTTAACGGCAGCAGATCCAGATTTCCCATGTGCCCCGGAAATCGCCGACGCAATTATCAGATTTACTAAAGACAGGTACCTATCTTATGGTCCGCCGGAAGGCTTATCAGAGTTCAAAGAAAGTATGGCCGGATTCTTTCAGGAAAAACGAAATATTCCTGCAGATCCAGCGCTGCTTTTTCCGGTAGATAGTGCTGCTTTTGGTATTTGGCTAACCTGTAAAGCATTCCTAACGACCGCCGATGAGGCAATTATTTTTGACCCGGTAGACTTCCTTTTCAGGTATTCTATAGAAGCAGTAGGCGCTACAGCCATTCCTTTTTCTATTCCTGCGGGAGAGATCCCTGTAGATTTTGACAGATTGGAAAGGCTCATCAGCAAGCGAACAAAAATGCTTTGCCTTTGCAATCCATTAAATCCAACAGGAAAAGTTTTTACTAAAGAAGAACTGATTCGTTTTGGGGAAATTGCCTGTAAATACGACCTGATCATTTTATCCGACGAGATCTGGAGCGATATTATTTATGCGCCGCATGTATTTACCAGTATGGCTTCCCTGGATGAAGAAATTCGGAACAGAACCATCACCATCACAGGTTTCAGTAAATCTTATGGATTGGCCGGCCTAAGAATCGGTACAGTAATGGCTTCAAATCCGACCCATTATAGTCAGCTCTTTGAAGCTTCGCTACATGGATCTACCATTCATGGGGCCAATGTGTTATCGCAAATTGCGGCAACAGCTGCATTGGATGAGTGTGGATATTATCTGGATGCTTTCAAGAACCACCTGCATCAGATGCGGGAATTAATTGTAACGGAACTGAATAGCATCGAGGGCTTCCATTGCATCGCACCGGAAGGTTGTTATGTGGCCTTTACAGACATTACAGGGACGAAGAAAAGCAGTTTAGAAATTCGGGATTTGCTTTTTAATGAGGCAAAAGTTTCGGTCGTACCTGGATTAAAACAATGGTTTGGCGAAGGTGCAGAAGGTTATATCCGCCTTAGTTTTGCCACTTCTGAAGAAATACTTACCGATGCGCTCTCTCGTATCAAGCACACTATAAAACTACTATGA
- a CDS encoding outer membrane beta-barrel family protein translates to MKKIALYLLLINLLNSTDSFSQSLDPAQKQQLSGKVTDEKQLPLSLVVVSLKQGTKLIGNAITDPKGNYQFKNISRGDYQLLFKYVAYKDTTLTRAINGDHFVHLQYQHTHALNEVAISAKKPIFQRQIDRLRFNVGETDLVFGSNIWEVVEKTPLVSVSADGGIQISGTTGAVVYLNNKRKVLSGNALKNYLSSIPAENLEAIEVMTTPSSKYDAEGGAGIINIITRKNKEEGFVGNAGLSGRQTAVNSQAGSIYGNNRSGKWNTYANLNMSNRNRKPVFKKDIYFPAGSPDDLLHRSVQSANDFQILSPGGNFGIDREINANHIVGLLFDYSGEKHRENRNAFTRDRYTAINDSLRLTSNRDDLSTNTYALNLNYQGKLDRKGKTLSIDMDALEYHSKNKSISKTEVLDLGNQQTLFVNDWFRSSAPQKISNQSVKADFEWPVDKNLSIDFGIKTALSKIDNNLVFEDTRDAESWIKDEKRSNFFQYKEHINSLYGIVNGKVNASWSYQLGLRVENTIAKGWLEGLSVVNRNYTNLFPTAFLKYTSSKEKSYVLAVSSRINRPGFWDVNPFRTYTTDQTYYEGNPFLMPSKYYREELNHTVTGKSGTFTFQLAASQSLDEIYALPSNPSANIIANKKVNYGNKYSYSSTVTYYQQILPWWRFSGTGLTGYVLSKGNYADQILIDNKTFLLSLSTNQTFNISKKNGLSCTVIANNTFPVTIVNTEIGNRLETELRLRKSMGAWNITLSGQDFFRSNKDRYKVQVNELKIIDENYYDTQSLAVSLSYNFGKMTVKDKRDRDTGSDEVKRRI, encoded by the coding sequence ATGAAAAAAATAGCGCTATACCTACTGCTGATCAACCTCTTGAACTCAACCGACAGCTTTTCACAATCCTTAGATCCAGCTCAGAAACAGCAGCTTTCGGGTAAAGTAACCGATGAAAAACAGCTCCCATTAAGTCTTGTGGTCGTGAGCCTGAAGCAGGGTACAAAACTTATCGGCAATGCCATTACCGACCCTAAAGGAAATTACCAATTTAAAAATATCAGTAGAGGAGATTACCAGCTCTTGTTTAAATATGTGGCCTATAAAGACACGACTTTAACAAGGGCGATTAATGGTGATCATTTTGTCCATCTGCAGTACCAGCATACCCATGCTTTAAATGAAGTGGCCATCAGCGCTAAAAAACCCATTTTTCAGCGACAAATAGATCGCCTTCGCTTTAATGTTGGGGAAACGGACTTGGTTTTTGGGAGCAATATCTGGGAAGTGGTGGAGAAAACCCCATTGGTTAGTGTTTCGGCGGATGGCGGAATTCAGATTAGCGGGACTACTGGTGCCGTGGTTTACCTGAATAATAAAAGAAAAGTACTCAGTGGAAATGCTTTGAAGAACTACCTGAGCAGTATTCCTGCTGAAAACCTGGAGGCCATTGAAGTGATGACTACCCCTTCCAGCAAGTACGATGCAGAAGGTGGCGCAGGTATCATCAATATCATTACCAGAAAGAACAAAGAAGAAGGATTTGTAGGGAATGCAGGATTAAGCGGTAGACAAACCGCTGTGAACTCTCAGGCTGGAAGCATTTATGGAAATAATCGTTCCGGTAAATGGAATACCTATGCGAATCTTAACATGAGCAACAGAAATCGGAAACCAGTGTTCAAAAAGGACATCTACTTTCCCGCCGGCAGCCCTGATGATTTGCTGCATAGAAGCGTACAATCTGCCAATGATTTTCAGATCTTATCACCAGGAGGCAATTTCGGAATAGACCGCGAAATCAACGCCAACCATATCGTAGGCCTACTGTTTGATTATTCGGGAGAAAAACATAGGGAAAACCGCAATGCCTTTACAAGAGACCGTTATACTGCCATCAATGACTCCCTGCGTTTAACCAGCAACAGAGATGATTTAAGTACCAATACCTACGCTCTGAACCTGAATTATCAGGGGAAACTAGACCGTAAAGGCAAGACTTTAAGCATAGATATGGATGCCCTGGAGTACCATTCAAAAAACAAATCTATCAGCAAAACAGAGGTCTTAGACCTAGGCAATCAGCAAACGTTATTTGTAAATGACTGGTTTAGAAGTTCAGCACCGCAAAAGATCAGTAACCAATCTGTCAAAGCTGATTTCGAATGGCCGGTGGATAAAAACCTGTCCATAGATTTTGGCATTAAAACTGCGCTTTCCAAGATCGACAACAACCTGGTTTTTGAGGACACACGCGATGCCGAAAGCTGGATAAAAGACGAAAAAAGAAGTAACTTCTTCCAATATAAAGAACATATCAATTCCCTTTATGGCATTGTGAATGGGAAAGTTAATGCCAGCTGGTCTTATCAATTGGGCCTACGTGTAGAAAACACCATCGCAAAAGGATGGCTGGAGGGCCTTAGCGTAGTAAATAGAAATTATACCAATCTATTCCCGACTGCCTTTCTAAAATATACGAGTAGTAAGGAAAAATCTTATGTACTGGCGGTTTCCAGTAGAATCAACAGACCAGGTTTCTGGGATGTAAACCCATTCAGAACCTACACCACAGACCAGACTTATTATGAAGGAAACCCATTCTTAATGCCTTCTAAGTACTATAGAGAGGAATTGAACCATACCGTAACTGGCAAATCGGGCACCTTTACTTTCCAACTCGCTGCTAGTCAGTCGCTGGATGAGATCTATGCTCTTCCTAGTAATCCTAGTGCAAATATCATCGCCAATAAGAAAGTCAATTATGGCAACAAATACAGCTATAGCAGTACGGTCACCTATTATCAGCAGATTTTACCCTGGTGGAGATTTTCAGGTACCGGATTAACCGGCTATGTGCTTTCTAAAGGCAATTATGCAGATCAAATATTGATCGATAACAAAACATTCCTGCTTAGTCTTTCCACCAATCAGACCTTTAATATTTCCAAGAAAAATGGCCTTTCTTGTACGGTAATTGCAAATAACACTTTTCCTGTCACCATTGTAAACACAGAAATAGGCAACAGATTGGAAACGGAGCTGAGGTTAAGAAAATCTATGGGTGCATGGAATATTACCTTATCCGGCCAGGACTTTTTCAGGAGCAACAAAGACCGTTACAAAGTACAGGTCAATGAATTGAAGATCATAGATGAAAACTATTATGATACACAGAGCCTGGCGGTATCACTGAGTTACAACTTCGGCAAAATGACGGTAAAAGATAAAAGAGACAGAGATACCGGATCTGATGAAGTGAAAAGAAGAATCTAA
- a CDS encoding PAS domain S-box protein yields the protein MRLDSYPGIEKVGFIQLQHLFDEENKGSFNSIISLAELLCEVPIAFIAIENEDQTLLKTSTISLDTAQSWTLPFSAPSLLVIPDIRLDDRFSNHHLLKSGICFYASFPILDAKNVLLAYLCVMDKCPRELNSKQIKGLGHLANQAAESIRLKLDHQDLKKLADDSITATQEIDTIFHNAIDAVIVVDDNGAISQWNPKAEVIFGWPKAEVIGQSFQEVILPSSYHEQYIQLMAHFKYDTAENYANSTVEISAIRKDQSVFDIALSISPATIQGRHFYICFVRDITNRNQIAQELDKQQKFYENILNKLPTDIAVFDPDHKYLFVNPGAISIKEYRDFIVGKDDYQYAAYRNRDAATADLRRAQFLEVKNRGKEIRWEDSLKDPEGNTITHLRRMYPVYDENGALSMVIGFGIDITDRKIMEEKQAALVQQLSSQNTQLIDFCNIVSHNLRAPLVNMSMLVEFIEDTNNPEEQKTLISKLKPVIDNLHTTFNELVESIQIKQDLEIKSEDILLTDCIRRTFEGLQSEINKSEAIIETDFEEAPSVYFPAKYLYSIFHNLFSNCLKYQSPKRKLVIQLKSQKLDGKVLLSFTDNGLGIDMEKHKDNCFKIGKVFHHHPNSKGFGLYMTKTQVEAMKGKIWVESQIDVGSTFFIEFINQRA from the coding sequence ATGAGATTAGACTCCTATCCGGGGATTGAAAAAGTAGGCTTCATCCAGTTGCAGCATCTATTCGATGAAGAAAACAAAGGTAGTTTTAACAGTATTATTTCATTAGCTGAACTGCTGTGCGAAGTACCGATTGCCTTTATTGCAATTGAGAATGAAGACCAGACCTTACTAAAAACCAGTACCATATCCCTTGATACAGCGCAGTCATGGACACTTCCATTCAGTGCTCCTTCCCTTTTAGTTATCCCAGATATCAGACTTGATGATCGTTTTTCTAACCACCATTTATTAAAATCAGGCATTTGTTTTTATGCCAGTTTCCCAATATTAGACGCTAAAAACGTTCTTTTGGCTTATCTGTGTGTGATGGACAAATGCCCTCGTGAACTGAATAGCAAGCAGATTAAAGGGCTTGGACACCTCGCAAATCAAGCTGCTGAAAGTATCCGACTTAAGCTGGATCACCAGGACCTTAAAAAACTGGCAGATGACAGTATTACTGCAACTCAGGAAATAGACACTATTTTTCACAATGCGATAGATGCAGTGATTGTTGTGGATGATAATGGTGCCATATCTCAATGGAATCCAAAGGCTGAGGTTATCTTTGGATGGCCAAAAGCTGAAGTTATTGGGCAATCTTTTCAGGAAGTCATCCTTCCTAGCTCCTATCATGAGCAGTATATCCAACTCATGGCACATTTTAAATATGATACAGCAGAAAACTATGCCAATTCTACCGTAGAAATTTCGGCCATTAGAAAGGACCAGAGTGTTTTTGATATTGCGCTGAGCATTTCTCCGGCAACGATTCAGGGAAGGCATTTTTACATCTGTTTTGTGAGGGACATTACTAATCGCAATCAAATTGCTCAGGAACTGGATAAACAGCAAAAGTTTTATGAGAACATCTTAAATAAACTCCCTACAGATATTGCAGTTTTTGATCCTGATCATAAATACCTGTTTGTAAACCCGGGAGCGATTAGTATTAAAGAATACCGTGACTTTATTGTGGGAAAAGACGACTATCAATACGCGGCCTATCGCAACAGAGATGCAGCTACCGCAGATTTAAGAAGGGCTCAATTTCTGGAAGTAAAGAACCGTGGTAAGGAAATCCGCTGGGAAGATAGCCTGAAAGACCCTGAGGGCAATACCATTACCCATTTACGGCGTATGTATCCCGTTTATGATGAAAATGGTGCACTATCCATGGTAATTGGCTTCGGCATAGACATTACAGACCGGAAGATAATGGAAGAAAAACAAGCCGCATTGGTGCAGCAATTGTCCTCCCAAAACACGCAGTTGATTGATTTCTGTAATATCGTTTCCCATAACCTGAGGGCACCACTGGTCAATATGTCTATGTTGGTCGAATTTATAGAAGATACGAACAATCCTGAAGAACAAAAAACACTAATTTCCAAACTAAAGCCGGTTATTGATAACCTGCACACCACTTTTAATGAACTGGTAGAATCTATCCAAATTAAACAGGATCTGGAAATTAAATCAGAGGACATCTTATTGACAGACTGTATCCGCCGGACTTTTGAAGGATTACAGTCGGAGATTAACAAATCAGAAGCCATTATAGAAACTGATTTTGAAGAGGCCCCTTCCGTTTATTTTCCAGCAAAATATCTATATAGTATTTTTCATAACCTCTTTAGTAACTGCCTAAAATACCAGAGTCCAAAAAGAAAACTAGTCATCCAGCTTAAAAGTCAAAAATTGGATGGAAAAGTATTGCTGTCATTTACAGACAATGGATTAGGAATTGATATGGAGAAACATAAAGACAACTGCTTTAAAATTGGAAAAGTATTCCATCATCATCCTAATTCAAAAGGATTTGGCTTATACATGACCAAAACTCAAGTTGAAGCGATGAAAGGTAAAATATGGGTAGAAAGCCAAATTGATGTTGGTTCTACCTTTTTTATTGAATTTATAAATCAAAGAGCATGA
- a CDS encoding DsbA family protein, with amino-acid sequence MKVVIIGGGIAGLTLGIFLRKNNIAVVINERLVNMPERGHAFLMHSDGLSKLKELSPDDQTTVPGKMVHDFILKRPSGKEIKHLHLDSWKCIKRGDLIRFLKHSYPCNLVKEGREFSHFIYENGKITAAAFSNGELEYGDVFVGADGGNSKVRQQIMGEVTFSPVAVKEVVGVSYNEKLGKTHGQNFTKFQDNTKGLAFGMIPTDQNEFVWFIQYDANANDVKHQSPEGIKAFCSHLLKDFPTEVNELLSTNDFTSSYIWNTRDFDLLPKFHHENVVLIGDAAHLSLPFTSAGTTNAIVDARTLADELMLHENLEKAFEHYYATRAPQIEKHILLGRELKHIFLNPTDQHDDDMPLPLIVSKEEQDEVAASMQIDVLYFTDPICSTCWTIQPLLRKLKLEYGSYLNIKYCMGGMLPSWGEYPKGKVNNPGEVAKHWDEVCAIHEMPIDGDLWIEDPMNSSYPPSIAFKAAQMQDNDLAPLFLRRINEMVFVEKKNIIKWEFLEKAALEVGLDSARLLRDFEGRAKELFTEDLNTGKNHGVTSFPTLIFSDQHNEHVTIKGHQTYDHFVDIILKRIPHAKKAEIDTDPKTLFSHFPTMADKEFAYLSNISMEAAATQLEDLYDQGFIKKMESKNGTLWKSNYYELI; translated from the coding sequence ATGAAAGTTGTCATAATTGGAGGGGGCATTGCCGGACTCACCCTTGGTATATTTTTACGAAAAAATAATATAGCGGTTGTCATCAACGAAAGACTGGTCAATATGCCAGAACGTGGACATGCTTTTTTAATGCATAGCGATGGCCTCAGCAAATTAAAAGAGCTTAGTCCGGACGACCAAACGACTGTTCCCGGCAAAATGGTCCATGATTTTATCTTAAAGAGACCATCAGGAAAGGAAATCAAGCATTTGCACCTCGATTCCTGGAAATGTATCAAACGCGGCGACCTGATTCGTTTTCTGAAACACTCCTATCCTTGCAATCTGGTGAAGGAAGGAAGGGAATTTTCACATTTCATCTATGAAAACGGCAAGATTACTGCCGCTGCTTTTAGCAATGGAGAACTGGAATACGGGGATGTTTTTGTGGGCGCTGATGGTGGAAATTCAAAAGTAAGACAGCAAATCATGGGCGAAGTGACCTTTAGCCCTGTGGCCGTGAAGGAAGTCGTAGGCGTTTCTTATAATGAAAAGCTAGGAAAAACACATGGACAGAACTTTACCAAGTTTCAGGACAATACCAAAGGTTTAGCTTTCGGAATGATTCCTACGGATCAGAACGAATTTGTTTGGTTTATACAGTATGATGCCAATGCAAATGATGTTAAGCATCAGAGTCCGGAGGGTATCAAAGCATTTTGCAGCCATCTTTTAAAGGATTTCCCTACAGAAGTCAACGAATTATTGTCGACCAATGATTTTACCAGCAGTTACATCTGGAATACACGTGATTTTGACCTATTGCCTAAATTTCATCACGAAAATGTCGTGCTAATCGGCGATGCAGCGCACCTCTCCCTACCTTTTACCAGTGCAGGGACCACCAATGCTATTGTGGATGCGAGAACACTGGCTGATGAACTGATGCTTCATGAAAACCTGGAAAAAGCTTTTGAGCACTATTACGCCACCCGAGCACCGCAAATAGAAAAACACATTCTGCTGGGCAGAGAACTTAAACACATCTTCCTAAATCCTACAGACCAACATGATGATGATATGCCTCTGCCACTAATCGTGAGCAAGGAAGAACAGGATGAAGTCGCTGCGAGTATGCAGATTGATGTGCTTTATTTTACAGACCCAATTTGCTCTACCTGCTGGACCATACAGCCATTACTCAGAAAACTTAAACTGGAATACGGTAGTTACCTGAACATTAAATATTGTATGGGTGGCATGCTTCCTTCCTGGGGAGAATATCCTAAAGGAAAAGTAAACAACCCTGGAGAGGTAGCTAAACACTGGGATGAAGTTTGCGCCATTCATGAGATGCCTATAGATGGTGATTTATGGATTGAAGATCCAATGAATTCTTCCTATCCACCTTCTATTGCATTTAAAGCCGCACAGATGCAAGATAATGACCTGGCACCGCTTTTCTTAAGGCGTATCAATGAGATGGTTTTTGTAGAGAAGAAGAACATTATTAAATGGGAGTTTCTGGAGAAAGCCGCTTTAGAAGTAGGATTGGATTCCGCGAGATTATTAAGAGATTTCGAAGGTCGTGCGAAGGAACTGTTTACAGAAGACCTGAACACTGGAAAAAACCATGGGGTAACGAGTTTTCCTACTCTTATCTTTTCAGATCAGCACAATGAGCATGTGACTATCAAAGGCCATCAAACCTATGACCATTTCGTGGACATCATTTTAAAACGTATTCCACATGCTAAAAAAGCGGAAATAGATACCGATCCGAAAACTTTGTTCAGCCACTTCCCCACTATGGCGGATAAAGAATTTGCTTATTTGAGCAATATCTCCATGGAGGCAGCGGCAACACAATTGGAAGATCTATATGACCAGGGTTTCATCAAAAAGATGGAAAGTAAGAATGGAACGCTCTGGAAAAGTAATTACTACGAACTGATCTAA